The following proteins come from a genomic window of Nocardioides albertanoniae:
- a CDS encoding aspartate aminotransferase family protein has translation MTESASALDARAYDLDRAHVFHSWSAQAALKPLVIAGGKGSRVWDHSGRTYLDFSSQMVNTNIGHQHPKVVEAIKRQADTLTTIAPATANLARGEAAERITDVAPVGFNKVFFTNAGADAVENAIRMARLHTGRDKVLSTYRSYHGNTGAAIVATGDPRRFSNEYARGHVHFFGPYLYRTEFWATTPEQEAERALHHLRRVIEAEGPDSIAAILVETVPGTVGVLMPPPGYLPGVRALADEFGIVLILDEVMAGFGRTGEWLALDAYDVVPDLITFAKGSNSGYVPAGGVIISDPVAATFDDRVFPGGLTYSGHPLAMASIVATIEAMNEEGIVDNAATIGSDHIAPGLAALAEKHSVVGEVRGTGVFWALELVADRETREPLPAETMAKVKSELVARNLIPFTAGNRIHVVPPCIITPDEVAEAMSIYDDVLGSL, from the coding sequence CCGCTTCAGCCCTCGACGCGCGCGCCTACGATCTCGACCGCGCCCATGTCTTCCACTCCTGGTCCGCCCAGGCAGCACTGAAACCGCTGGTCATCGCGGGCGGCAAGGGATCGCGCGTGTGGGATCACTCCGGGCGTACGTATCTGGACTTCTCCTCCCAGATGGTCAACACCAACATCGGCCACCAGCACCCGAAGGTCGTCGAGGCGATCAAGAGGCAGGCCGACACCCTGACCACGATCGCGCCGGCCACCGCCAACCTCGCCCGCGGCGAGGCGGCCGAACGGATCACCGACGTCGCTCCGGTCGGCTTCAACAAGGTCTTCTTCACCAACGCGGGCGCCGACGCGGTCGAGAACGCGATCCGGATGGCCCGCCTCCACACCGGTCGCGACAAGGTGCTCTCGACCTATCGCTCCTACCACGGCAACACCGGTGCGGCGATCGTCGCGACCGGCGACCCACGGCGGTTCTCGAACGAGTACGCCCGCGGCCACGTGCACTTCTTCGGGCCCTACCTCTACCGCACCGAGTTCTGGGCGACCACGCCCGAGCAGGAGGCCGAGCGCGCGCTCCACCATCTGCGGCGAGTCATCGAGGCCGAGGGCCCCGACTCGATCGCGGCGATCCTGGTCGAGACCGTTCCCGGCACCGTCGGAGTGCTGATGCCGCCTCCGGGCTACCTCCCCGGCGTCAGGGCGCTGGCCGACGAGTTCGGCATCGTGCTGATCCTCGACGAGGTGATGGCCGGCTTCGGCCGCACCGGCGAGTGGCTCGCTCTCGACGCCTACGACGTCGTGCCCGACCTGATCACCTTCGCCAAGGGGTCCAACTCCGGCTACGTGCCGGCCGGCGGCGTGATCATCTCCGACCCGGTCGCGGCCACCTTCGACGACCGGGTCTTCCCCGGCGGGCTCACCTACTCCGGGCACCCGTTGGCGATGGCCTCGATCGTCGCGACCATCGAGGCGATGAACGAAGAAGGCATCGTCGACAACGCCGCGACCATCGGCAGCGACCACATCGCGCCCGGCCTCGCCGCGCTGGCCGAGAAGCACTCCGTGGTCGGCGAGGTGCGCGGCACCGGCGTCTTCTGGGCGCTGGAGCTGGTCGCCGACCGCGAGACGCGTGAGCCGCTCCCGGCCGAGACGATGGCGAAGGTCAAGTCGGAGCTCGTCGCCCGCAACCTGATTCCGTTCACGGCCGGCAACCGCATCCATGTGGTGCCGCCGTGCATCATCACCCCCGACGAGGTCGCCGAGGCGATGTCGATCTACGACGACGTGCTCGGCTCGCTCTGA